In a single window of the Verrucomicrobiaceae bacterium genome:
- a CDS encoding DUF1501 domain-containing protein, giving the protein MTSSRRNFLHSFSGAALAALLHRDASAAVANPLSPKGGHHAAKARAVIQIFCPGGLSHVDTWDYKPELEKRQGKPFDPDGKLTFFASKPGNCQASWWKFRQHGQCGRWMSDLFPKLATKVDDMAFIHSMQSKTALHGPAMFMANSGYILPGFPTMGAWVTFGLGSLSDDLPAFVVLPDPRGLPPGGVLNWGAGFLPAIHQGTVLTTDAEKPPIADLFPPKGYLEGSEQKSREFLQMLNRTHAAERRENSELEARIAAYELAARLQLSAPDATDVRGESEATKKLYQLDHEDIGPFGRQCLLARRLVERGTRFVQIFCGAENTTAKKIRPNWDSHEDLVRDHGYWGSILDGGAAALLTDLKSRGLLESTLVICTTEFGRQPAAQGAGKGRDHNPGAFTAWMAGGGIRGGTAYGSTDELGFKAAENPAYCYDLHATALHLLGLDHEKLSYYHNGIQRRLTDVHGHLIHEIIA; this is encoded by the coding sequence ATGACATCCTCCCGCCGCAATTTTCTTCACAGCTTCAGCGGGGCCGCTTTGGCCGCCCTGCTGCACCGCGATGCCAGTGCAGCAGTGGCGAATCCGCTCTCACCAAAGGGCGGACATCATGCGGCAAAAGCGAGGGCGGTGATCCAGATCTTCTGCCCTGGCGGCCTCTCGCATGTCGATACCTGGGACTACAAACCGGAGCTGGAGAAGAGACAGGGCAAACCCTTTGATCCCGATGGCAAACTGACGTTTTTTGCCTCAAAGCCCGGCAACTGCCAGGCTAGCTGGTGGAAGTTCCGCCAGCATGGACAGTGCGGGCGCTGGATGAGCGATCTGTTCCCGAAACTCGCCACAAAGGTCGATGACATGGCCTTCATTCACTCGATGCAGAGCAAAACGGCTCTGCATGGTCCCGCGATGTTCATGGCGAATAGCGGCTACATTTTGCCAGGCTTTCCGACGATGGGCGCGTGGGTCACCTTTGGTCTAGGCAGCCTCAGCGATGACCTGCCGGCCTTTGTCGTGCTGCCTGATCCACGCGGCTTGCCACCCGGCGGGGTTTTGAACTGGGGCGCAGGCTTTTTGCCCGCGATTCACCAAGGCACGGTCCTCACCACAGATGCTGAGAAACCACCCATCGCAGACCTTTTCCCGCCAAAGGGCTACCTCGAAGGCTCTGAGCAAAAAAGCCGCGAATTCCTCCAGATGCTGAATCGCACGCACGCTGCCGAAAGACGTGAAAACAGCGAGTTGGAGGCCCGAATCGCCGCGTATGAGCTCGCGGCTCGTTTGCAGCTCAGCGCACCAGATGCCACCGATGTGCGCGGTGAGTCCGAGGCGACGAAAAAGCTCTACCAGCTCGATCACGAGGACATCGGGCCTTTTGGACGACAGTGCTTGCTCGCACGGCGGCTCGTCGAGCGCGGCACACGGTTCGTGCAGATCTTTTGCGGCGCAGAAAACACCACCGCGAAGAAAATCCGACCGAACTGGGATAGCCACGAGGACCTGGTGCGTGACCACGGTTACTGGGGCAGCATTCTCGATGGTGGAGCGGCGGCATTGCTCACCGATCTGAAATCACGCGGGCTGCTGGAGAGCACGCTCGTCATCTGCACCACGGAGTTTGGTCGCCAGCCCGCCGCGCAAGGTGCGGGCAAAGGGCGGGACCACAATCCAGGAGCCTTCACCGCCTGGATGGCCGGTGGAGGCATCCGCGGAGGCACGGCCTACGGCTCCACGGATGAGCTTGGCTTCAAAGCCGCCGAAAATCCTGCTTACTGCTACGATCTCCACGCTACCGCGCTGCATCTACTCGGACTCGATCACGAAAAGCTCAGCTATTATCACAATGGCATCCAGCGCAGGCTCACAGATGTGCATGGGCATTTGATCCATGAGATCATCGCCTGA
- a CDS encoding PSD1 domain-containing protein, translated as MRLASTFLFLTALPAAAADKVQFNRDVRPILSDKCFHCHGADASHREAELRLDLREEALKPAESGDAAIVPGNVEKSQLIARVELPNSHDDVMPPEKSGKPLSSAEKAILKQWIAEGAEYQGHWAFIAPVRVEPPQINGLTHPVDRFIATRLAKEGLKMSPQADPATQMRRVALDLTGLPPTPEDLALLSDWSEQKYEAYVDRLLKSPHYGERMAMQWLDYARYADSNGFQTDSSRQMWPWRDWVIKAFNDNKPFDQFTIEQIAGDLIPNARRDQIVATGFNRNHRINGEGGIIAEEWRIENIVDRVETTSATWMGLTMGCCRCHDHKYDPLSMKDFYSFFAFFNNVPESGTIQGASNRSGGNSQPVATVPTAEQEQKLAQLDAEIKAAKSKVAELAKQLPQLVAAWEPKAQETLRSMKASWLPLTPAKVESKVGTALIKQADGSYLATGTNPNKDVYIFDAPLPEGGASAFLLECFTDPSLPGGGPGRFNNSNFALSGFDVFVKRGNGKPEQLQLARAEADHSQKGYEITSLIRSDKKKPRGTTWAVDGPTRKENRRAMFVLEEPISPGKDTLLMLRLRMEGIGGHNIGRFRLSSSHLPPKTVKLSGDAISPGLKLAFETPAAKRSPQQKKDIESFFRANVENPLKQADAALARAQRAYDDLDRSLPNVMVMQEGPVRDTFVLKRGEYDKPGDKVTMATPAVLPPIPKGAPANRLGLAKWLVDPTNPLTARVWVNRTWEKFFGYGICKTAENLGSQAEYPVHPELLDWLATEFIRSGWDMKAMQKQLVMSAAYRQSSKVTPELIEKDPENRLLARGPRFRLSGEIVRDQALAIAGLLVPEIGGPSVKPYMPDGVWDDTSKYGDLRGYKADTGTGLYRRSFYTIWKRTAAPPTMLLFDAPSREICTVKRSRTNTPLQALALLNEVTFVEAAKALGEKMIKQGGNTPEQRIAWAFNRAVSRPPKADEIALLRTGLQNRLTSFQATPDSAKQFLSIGNYQPDPAIPSAELAAYGITASIILNLNEVVTKP; from the coding sequence ATGAGACTTGCTTCCACGTTCCTTTTTCTAACAGCCCTGCCTGCTGCCGCAGCGGACAAAGTACAGTTCAACCGCGATGTGCGGCCCATCCTCTCTGACAAGTGCTTTCACTGCCACGGGGCGGATGCCAGCCACCGCGAGGCGGAGCTGCGACTGGATTTGCGCGAGGAGGCGCTGAAGCCCGCTGAGTCTGGTGATGCCGCCATCGTGCCGGGTAATGTGGAAAAAAGTCAACTCATCGCCCGCGTCGAACTGCCGAACTCACACGACGATGTCATGCCGCCGGAGAAAAGCGGCAAACCGCTCAGCAGCGCTGAAAAGGCCATCCTGAAGCAATGGATCGCCGAAGGAGCCGAGTATCAGGGCCACTGGGCCTTCATCGCGCCGGTGCGAGTGGAGCCACCGCAGATCAATGGACTGACGCATCCGGTGGACCGCTTCATCGCCACCCGTTTAGCCAAAGAGGGGCTGAAAATGTCACCGCAGGCTGATCCCGCCACGCAGATGCGTCGTGTGGCTCTGGACCTCACGGGACTGCCACCCACGCCCGAGGATCTGGCCTTGCTCTCCGATTGGTCAGAACAAAAATACGAGGCCTATGTGGACCGCTTGCTGAAATCTCCGCACTACGGCGAGCGCATGGCCATGCAGTGGCTGGATTATGCACGCTACGCGGATTCCAACGGCTTTCAGACCGATAGCAGCCGCCAGATGTGGCCCTGGCGTGATTGGGTGATCAAGGCCTTCAATGACAACAAACCCTTTGACCAATTCACCATCGAGCAAATCGCGGGTGACCTCATTCCCAATGCTCGGCGTGATCAAATCGTGGCCACTGGCTTCAATCGAAATCACCGCATCAATGGAGAAGGCGGCATCATCGCGGAGGAATGGCGCATCGAGAACATCGTGGACCGCGTCGAGACTACCAGCGCCACCTGGATGGGCCTCACCATGGGCTGCTGCCGCTGCCATGATCACAAATACGATCCACTCAGCATGAAGGATTTTTATTCCTTCTTCGCCTTCTTCAACAATGTCCCTGAAAGCGGCACCATTCAGGGCGCATCGAACCGCAGCGGCGGCAATAGCCAGCCCGTGGCCACCGTGCCCACTGCCGAGCAGGAGCAAAAACTCGCCCAGCTCGATGCCGAGATCAAAGCCGCCAAAAGCAAGGTCGCCGAGCTCGCTAAGCAGCTGCCTCAGCTCGTCGCAGCCTGGGAACCGAAGGCGCAAGAAACCCTGCGCAGCATGAAAGCAAGCTGGCTACCGCTAACCCCTGCGAAGGTCGAATCCAAAGTCGGCACCGCTTTGATCAAGCAAGCAGACGGCAGCTACCTAGCCACTGGCACCAATCCGAACAAAGATGTGTACATCTTCGATGCACCGCTGCCAGAGGGTGGTGCCTCCGCCTTTCTGCTCGAGTGCTTCACTGATCCCTCCTTGCCCGGCGGCGGTCCCGGTCGCTTCAACAATAGCAACTTCGCTCTCAGTGGCTTCGATGTTTTTGTAAAGAGGGGCAATGGCAAACCTGAGCAGCTCCAGCTCGCCCGTGCCGAGGCCGATCACTCTCAAAAAGGCTACGAAATCACCAGCCTCATCCGCAGTGACAAAAAGAAACCTCGCGGCACCACCTGGGCGGTCGATGGCCCCACGCGCAAAGAAAATCGCCGCGCCATGTTCGTGCTCGAAGAGCCCATTTCACCGGGCAAAGACACGCTGCTCATGCTGCGCCTGCGCATGGAAGGCATCGGTGGTCATAACATTGGCCGCTTCCGTCTTTCCTCTTCCCATTTGCCACCAAAAACCGTCAAACTCAGCGGCGATGCCATTTCGCCCGGCCTGAAGCTCGCCTTTGAAACACCCGCTGCCAAACGCAGCCCGCAGCAGAAAAAAGACATCGAGTCCTTCTTCCGCGCCAATGTCGAAAACCCACTCAAACAGGCCGATGCCGCGCTGGCCCGTGCTCAGCGTGCCTATGATGATCTCGATCGCTCTTTGCCAAACGTCATGGTCATGCAGGAAGGCCCCGTGCGTGACACCTTCGTGCTCAAACGCGGCGAATACGACAAACCGGGCGACAAAGTGACCATGGCCACGCCCGCCGTGCTGCCGCCCATTCCGAAAGGCGCACCCGCGAACCGGCTCGGCCTCGCCAAGTGGCTCGTCGATCCCACAAACCCGCTCACTGCTCGCGTTTGGGTCAATCGCACTTGGGAAAAATTCTTCGGCTACGGCATTTGCAAAACCGCCGAAAACCTCGGCTCACAGGCTGAGTATCCCGTTCATCCCGAGCTGCTCGATTGGCTCGCCACCGAATTCATCCGCAGCGGTTGGGACATGAAGGCCATGCAGAAGCAGCTCGTCATGAGCGCCGCGTATCGCCAGAGCAGCAAAGTCACACCAGAACTCATCGAGAAAGATCCCGAGAACCGCCTGCTCGCCCGTGGGCCGCGTTTTCGCCTCAGTGGAGAAATCGTGCGGGATCAGGCCCTCGCCATCGCAGGACTGCTCGTGCCAGAGATCGGCGGTCCCAGCGTGAAGCCCTACATGCCCGATGGCGTGTGGGATGACACCAGTAAATACGGCGATCTGCGCGGCTATAAGGCCGATACCGGCACCGGCCTCTACCGCCGCAGTTTTTACACCATCTGGAAGCGCACCGCCGCGCCACCCACCATGCTGCTCTTTGATGCACCCTCGCGTGAAATCTGCACCGTCAAACGCAGCCGCACCAATACCCCACTCCAGGCCCTGGCCCTGCTCAACGAAGTCACCTTTGTCGAAGCTGCCAAAGCCTTGGGAGAAAAGATGATCAAACAAGGCGGCAACACCCCTGAGCAGCGCATCGCCTGGGCCTTCAACCGCGCCGTTTCCCGCCCACCCAAAGCCGATGAAATCGCCCTGCTGCGCACCGGTTTGCAAAACCGCCTCACCAGCTTTCAGGCCACGCCCGACTCCGCCAAGCAATTCCTCTCCATCGGCAACTACCAGCCCGATCCCGCCATCCCCAGCGCCGAACTCGCCGCCTACGGCATCACCGCCAGCATCATCCTCAACCTCAATGAGGTCGTGACGAAGCCGTAA
- a CDS encoding sugar phosphate isomerase/epimerase, whose protein sequence is MTNRRHFLHSAVCTAFSSFALTSHAQTAAKPRLLKKAIMLGTLGVKGTLLERLQAAKDAGYEGVEAQGGMNQQEVLDALGKTGLKAASVCCHTHWKQTLTHPDEKVREEGLQGVLQTLRDAKAYGTDSILVVPGVCNEEVPYEVAWERSITQIKKAVPLAKELGVAISIENVWNNFILSPLEAVRFLDEIGEPSKVVGWHFDIGNVGRYGWAEQWVKVLGKRINRIHVKEYDTKKMKEEGTYKGFDVDLTEGTNNWPAIMKALDDIGYTGWAISEQRGGINPNGLLKLTTAMDKIFAM, encoded by the coding sequence ATGACTAACCGCCGCCACTTTCTCCATTCCGCCGTTTGCACGGCATTCTCCAGCTTTGCCCTGACCAGCCATGCACAAACGGCCGCTAAGCCACGCCTGCTCAAAAAAGCCATCATGCTTGGCACGCTCGGCGTGAAAGGGACGCTGCTGGAGCGCCTCCAAGCCGCCAAAGATGCCGGATACGAAGGCGTCGAGGCCCAGGGCGGAATGAATCAGCAAGAAGTGCTGGACGCACTCGGCAAAACCGGCCTCAAAGCCGCGAGTGTGTGCTGCCACACACATTGGAAGCAGACCCTGACGCATCCCGATGAAAAAGTGCGTGAAGAGGGCCTACAAGGCGTCCTTCAAACGCTACGTGATGCGAAAGCCTACGGCACGGACTCCATCCTCGTCGTTCCAGGCGTCTGCAACGAAGAGGTGCCCTACGAAGTGGCCTGGGAGCGCTCCATCACGCAGATCAAAAAAGCTGTGCCTCTCGCCAAAGAACTTGGCGTGGCAATCTCCATCGAAAATGTTTGGAACAACTTCATCCTTTCCCCTCTGGAGGCAGTGCGTTTTCTGGATGAGATCGGCGAGCCCTCAAAGGTCGTCGGCTGGCACTTTGACATTGGAAACGTAGGCCGCTACGGCTGGGCGGAACAATGGGTAAAAGTGCTCGGCAAACGCATCAACCGTATCCATGTGAAGGAATACGATACGAAAAAGATGAAGGAAGAGGGCACCTACAAGGGCTTCGACGTGGACCTTACTGAAGGCACCAACAATTGGCCAGCCATCATGAAAGCACTCGACGACATCGGCTACACAGGCTGGGCGATCAGTGAACAGCGCGGCGGCATCAATCCGAACGGACTCTTAAAGCTCACCACGGCGATGGACAAAATTTTCGCGATGTAA
- a CDS encoding DUF1080 domain-containing protein, translating into MLKQLTLAALAALTLGAAQAADNDGWTSMFNGKDLTGWKSNEETPGSFTIEDGTIKIGNGRAHLFYVGADGAAKFTSFEFKAKVKHMEASNSGIYIHTTYQDKGWPDKGYECQVNSTAHKDPKKTGGLYAVKDVLNTAPVADGEWFDYHIKVEGKHITISINGKVTTDWTEPEGWDPATALKNMPGRKFSEGTVALQAHDPKSVVYYKDLYIKALK; encoded by the coding sequence ATGCTCAAACAACTCACTCTGGCCGCTCTGGCGGCACTCACACTCGGCGCAGCGCAGGCTGCGGATAACGATGGCTGGACTTCCATGTTCAACGGCAAGGATCTGACCGGCTGGAAATCGAACGAAGAAACACCCGGCAGCTTCACCATCGAAGACGGCACGATCAAGATCGGCAATGGCCGTGCGCACCTTTTCTATGTGGGCGCAGATGGCGCGGCGAAGTTCACCAGCTTTGAGTTCAAAGCGAAGGTGAAGCACATGGAAGCCAGCAACAGCGGCATCTATATCCACACCACCTATCAGGACAAAGGCTGGCCCGATAAAGGCTACGAGTGCCAGGTGAATAGCACCGCGCATAAGGACCCGAAAAAGACCGGCGGCCTCTACGCCGTCAAAGACGTGCTCAACACCGCACCTGTCGCAGACGGCGAATGGTTCGACTACCATATCAAAGTAGAGGGCAAGCACATCACCATCTCCATCAATGGCAAAGTGACCACCGACTGGACTGAGCCCGAAGGCTGGGACCCCGCCACCGCACTCAAGAACATGCCCGGCCGCAAATTCAGCGAAGGCACCGTGGCGCTCCAGGCACATGATCCAAAGAGCGTGGTCTATTACAAAGACCTCTACATCAAAGCGCTGAAGTAA
- a CDS encoding aminoacyl-histidine dipeptidase, with translation MSDSVRTLEPLALWNCFADLNAIPRPSKREERVVAFVRAFAEHHGLESFVDAAGNVIIRKPATPDRLGRPAVILQAHLDMVHKAADGLHFDFEAQGIQMWVDGDWVRARGTTLGADNGIGVAAILATLASKDLSHPPIEALFTLDEEQGMGGALGLQPGLLSGKTLLNLDSEEDDTFTIGCAGGVDTLVSLDYTETSYDQKKPHVVVQISGLRGGHSGLQIHEGRGNAIKLMARILAACGEKVVALVSMRGGSARNAIPAQCSAHLVLLDPGRFEEVFQIEVAGIYEEFRHIEPHLSITALNRDSASESISAMASLEQRKFVLSLQAVVNGVYRMSPVVSGLVEASSNLSLVALADGHAEWSGLQRSSVDSSKLDVSRAFSAPFELIGAAVRNDAGYPGWSPSAESPILEKMRGIYRDLFGQAVKVSACHAGLECGVIAMAYPGMDMISFGPNIHEAHSEKECCSIRSVQKFWKLLTASLAAL, from the coding sequence ATGTCTGATTCTGTTCGCACCCTTGAACCCCTCGCTCTCTGGAACTGCTTTGCGGATCTCAATGCCATCCCGCGTCCCTCGAAGCGTGAGGAGCGAGTAGTGGCCTTTGTACGGGCATTTGCGGAGCATCACGGCCTAGAATCCTTCGTCGATGCAGCGGGCAATGTGATCATTCGGAAACCAGCGACACCTGATCGACTGGGCAGGCCAGCGGTTATTTTGCAAGCGCATCTCGATATGGTTCACAAGGCTGCGGATGGATTGCACTTCGATTTTGAAGCCCAAGGAATTCAAATGTGGGTGGATGGGGATTGGGTGCGTGCTCGTGGGACTACGCTGGGGGCTGATAATGGAATCGGTGTGGCTGCGATCTTAGCCACCCTAGCCTCTAAAGATCTTAGTCATCCTCCGATTGAGGCTCTTTTCACGTTGGATGAGGAGCAGGGAATGGGAGGAGCACTTGGCCTACAGCCTGGATTGCTTTCTGGGAAGACATTACTCAACCTGGACTCTGAAGAGGATGACACCTTCACGATCGGCTGTGCTGGTGGTGTCGATACGCTGGTGAGCCTAGACTATACCGAGACCTCCTATGATCAGAAGAAGCCACATGTAGTCGTCCAGATCAGTGGCTTACGTGGTGGGCACTCGGGGCTGCAAATCCATGAGGGCCGAGGGAATGCGATCAAGCTCATGGCTCGCATCCTTGCTGCCTGCGGAGAAAAAGTCGTCGCATTGGTCTCCATGCGTGGAGGCAGCGCTCGAAATGCGATCCCGGCACAATGCAGTGCGCATCTAGTGCTGCTTGATCCAGGTCGGTTCGAGGAGGTCTTCCAAATCGAAGTAGCGGGTATCTATGAGGAGTTTCGCCATATCGAGCCACACCTGAGCATTACAGCTTTAAACCGTGATTCGGCTTCTGAATCGATCTCTGCTATGGCCAGCTTGGAGCAGAGAAAGTTCGTTCTATCACTTCAAGCAGTCGTGAATGGTGTTTATCGCATGAGCCCAGTGGTTTCGGGCTTGGTCGAGGCATCCTCCAATCTATCGCTGGTGGCTTTAGCGGATGGACATGCGGAATGGAGCGGTCTTCAGCGTAGTTCCGTTGATTCGAGCAAGCTGGATGTCTCGCGGGCATTTTCAGCGCCTTTTGAATTGATCGGAGCTGCCGTCAGAAACGATGCAGGTTACCCAGGCTGGAGTCCGAGCGCAGAATCCCCTATTTTGGAGAAAATGCGTGGCATTTACCGCGATTTGTTCGGTCAGGCTGTCAAGGTGAGCGCCTGTCATGCGGGGCTCGAATGCGGTGTCATCGCGATGGCTTATCCTGGTATGGATATGATCTCCTTTGGTCCCAATATCCATGAAGCCCACTCCGAGAAGGAATGTTGCAGCATACGATCGGTGCAGAAATTTTGGAAGCTGCTTACAGCCTCCCTGGCGGCTCTATAA
- a CDS encoding DUF1501 domain-containing protein produces the protein MSSRSPHSLFKIQDALNRRVFLRNSAAAVGSIALAHLHGATSFPNYAPKAKRIIYLFQSGAPSQMDLFDPKPGMAKHRGENLPESIRQGQRLTTMTSGQKSFPVAPSMFKFAKHGKSGMELSELIPNISSISDEICLVRSMFTEAINHDPAITFCQTGSQLAGRPSIGSWLSYGLGSLNRDLPAYVVMTSFGTGRRDDQPLYDRLWGSGFLPTQHQGVRFRNSGDPVLYLSNPAGVDRPMRRQMLDELAALNEKEHQAFGDPETVTRIAQYEMAFRMQTSVPDLVDTKNEPQHILDMYGPDVTKPGTYAANCLLARRLAERDVRCIQLFHMGWDHHGGLPNAIRGQCRDTDQATAALIKDLKQRGLLDDTLIVWGGEFGRTIYSQGTLTETNYGRDHHPRCYSLFLAGAGVKKGYIHGETDDYSYNIVRDGVHVHDLNATLMHLLGINHERLNFKYQGLDMRLTGIAGNVVKALIA, from the coding sequence ATGTCCTCACGCTCCCCTCATTCATTATTCAAGATTCAGGACGCCCTCAACCGCCGCGTCTTCCTCCGCAACTCCGCTGCGGCAGTCGGCTCCATCGCGCTCGCGCATCTCCATGGCGCTACTTCATTTCCCAACTACGCACCAAAAGCCAAGCGCATCATTTATTTGTTCCAAAGCGGCGCTCCATCGCAGATGGACCTGTTTGATCCGAAGCCGGGAATGGCCAAACATCGCGGCGAAAACCTGCCAGAGTCGATTCGCCAAGGCCAGAGGCTCACGACCATGACTTCGGGGCAAAAATCGTTTCCGGTGGCACCTTCGATGTTCAAGTTCGCCAAGCATGGCAAGAGCGGCATGGAGCTCAGTGAGCTCATCCCAAACATCAGCAGCATCTCGGACGAGATTTGCCTCGTCCGCTCCATGTTCACCGAGGCCATCAATCATGATCCTGCCATCACTTTTTGCCAAACCGGCTCGCAGCTCGCTGGTAGGCCCAGCATCGGTTCCTGGCTCAGTTACGGCCTCGGTAGCCTGAATCGCGATCTACCAGCCTATGTGGTCATGACTTCATTTGGCACGGGCCGCCGCGATGACCAGCCGCTTTATGACCGCCTCTGGGGCAGTGGTTTCCTCCCCACCCAGCATCAGGGCGTGCGCTTCCGCAATTCCGGCGATCCCGTGCTCTATCTCTCCAATCCTGCCGGGGTCGATCGCCCCATGCGCCGCCAGATGCTCGATGAACTCGCCGCATTGAACGAAAAAGAGCATCAAGCCTTTGGCGACCCCGAAACGGTCACTCGCATCGCGCAATACGAAATGGCCTTCCGCATGCAGACCAGCGTGCCTGACCTCGTCGATACCAAAAACGAGCCGCAGCACATTCTCGACATGTATGGCCCAGACGTTACCAAGCCAGGCACCTACGCCGCGAATTGCTTGCTCGCCCGCCGACTCGCTGAGCGCGATGTGCGCTGCATCCAGCTCTTTCACATGGGCTGGGATCATCATGGCGGTCTCCCAAACGCCATCCGTGGCCAATGTCGCGATACCGATCAAGCCACCGCCGCACTCATCAAAGATCTCAAGCAGCGTGGCCTGCTCGATGACACCCTCATCGTCTGGGGCGGCGAATTTGGCCGCACCATCTACTCCCAAGGCACCCTCACCGAGACCAACTACGGCCGCGATCACCATCCGCGCTGCTACAGCCTCTTCCTCGCTGGAGCTGGAGTCAAAAAAGGCTACATCCACGGCGAAACTGACGACTACAGCTACAACATCGTCCGCGACGGCGTGCACGTCCATGATCTCAATGCCACCCTCATGCACCTCCTCGGCATCAATCACGAGCGCCTTAATTTCAAATACCAAGGCCTCGACATGCGCCTCACCGGCATCGCCGGCAACGTGGTGAAAGCGCTCATCGCATGA
- the mutM gene encoding bifunctional DNA-formamidopyrimidine glycosylase/DNA-(apurinic or apyrimidinic site) lyase, whose amino-acid sequence MPELPEVETTLRGVSPHVLHKRITEVIVRDARLRWPVPDAIHKLEGTRITLCTRRAKYMLFETARGTLLLHLGMSGSLRIVPQDAPWRKHDHLALTLETGKQLRLHDPRRFGAALLLEGDPTEHKLLRDLGPEPLGAEFTAKSLKLACAGKTAAIKLVIMDAHVVVGVGNIYASEALHMAGIDPRKAAGKVSLPRLEKLVTAIREVLAASIEMGGTTLRDFLNEKGEPGYFQQTLRVYDRTGEPCRSCGAMIRKIVLGQRSTFFCPRCQK is encoded by the coding sequence ATGCCCGAGCTCCCTGAAGTCGAGACCACTCTGCGCGGCGTGAGTCCGCATGTACTCCACAAGCGCATCACCGAGGTCATTGTGCGTGATGCACGTCTGCGCTGGCCCGTGCCAGATGCGATCCATAAGCTGGAGGGCACACGAATCACGCTCTGCACCCGGCGAGCGAAGTACATGCTCTTTGAAACAGCACGCGGCACGCTGCTGCTGCACCTGGGCATGTCTGGCAGCCTACGCATCGTGCCACAGGACGCACCTTGGAGAAAGCATGATCACCTAGCCCTCACGCTGGAGACCGGGAAACAGCTCCGCCTGCATGATCCACGCCGTTTTGGAGCCGCATTGCTGTTGGAGGGTGATCCCACCGAGCACAAGCTGCTGCGTGACCTAGGCCCGGAGCCCCTGGGTGCCGAGTTCACCGCCAAGTCGCTGAAACTGGCCTGCGCGGGCAAAACTGCCGCGATCAAGCTCGTCATCATGGATGCGCATGTCGTCGTCGGTGTGGGCAACATCTACGCCAGCGAGGCACTCCACATGGCAGGCATCGATCCGCGCAAAGCAGCGGGCAAAGTGAGCCTTCCACGTCTGGAAAAGCTCGTCACCGCCATCCGAGAAGTCCTAGCCGCCAGCATCGAGATGGGAGGCACCACCTTGCGTGACTTCCTCAATGAAAAAGGCGAGCCCGGCTACTTCCAGCAGACCCTCCGAGTCTATGACCGCACTGGAGAGCCCTGCCGCAGTTGTGGCGCAATGATCCGCAAGATCGTACTCGGACAAAGATCGACGTTTTTTTGCCCACGCTGCCAAAAGTAA
- the glpX gene encoding class II fructose-bisphosphatase, translated as MSSLPPLLSTFDLERVLEFEFVRATENAALQAIHWLGRGEKELADGAACAAIYGVFDILDIRGEVVIGEGIKDNAPGIFIGEHLGTWREGSPRFDIALDPIDGTSNIAKGLPNSVSVIAAAQVPEGAPSLMKNLPAFYSHKIAYGPAVKRALEKNGDRCFLDMPLREVISFVADALEKRERDLVVTTMDRPRHADIIRQVRESGAALRMISDGDIAAAVAPSMPDAVVDLYVGIGGSPEGILAAAALKCLGGDMQLRMWPHTPEHRAEIIAAVGEAALERVYRIDDLIIGDSALFCATGISDSPLVPGCRLVGHRVETHSILMRARSGTVRRIHAVHDLDRKVVPLREPK; from the coding sequence ATGAGCTCACTACCGCCTCTCCTCTCCACTTTTGATCTCGAACGCGTGTTGGAATTCGAATTCGTGCGTGCCACGGAAAATGCCGCCTTGCAGGCCATTCACTGGCTCGGACGCGGTGAGAAGGAGCTAGCCGACGGTGCTGCCTGCGCGGCGATTTATGGCGTCTTCGACATCCTGGACATCCGCGGTGAGGTCGTGATCGGAGAGGGGATCAAAGACAATGCGCCGGGCATCTTCATCGGTGAGCACCTGGGCACCTGGCGGGAGGGTAGCCCGCGTTTTGACATCGCCCTCGATCCGATCGACGGCACCAGCAACATCGCCAAAGGCCTGCCCAACAGCGTTTCTGTCATCGCCGCTGCACAGGTGCCAGAGGGAGCCCCCAGCCTGATGAAAAACCTACCGGCATTCTACTCGCACAAAATCGCCTACGGCCCGGCGGTGAAGCGTGCGCTGGAGAAAAATGGGGACCGCTGCTTCCTCGACATGCCACTGCGCGAGGTCATCTCCTTTGTCGCTGATGCACTGGAAAAGCGTGAGCGTGACCTCGTCGTGACCACGATGGATCGTCCGCGCCATGCGGACATCATCCGCCAAGTGCGAGAGAGCGGTGCCGCGTTGCGCATGATCTCGGACGGCGACATCGCCGCAGCCGTAGCTCCGTCGATGCCCGATGCCGTAGTGGACCTGTATGTCGGCATTGGCGGCTCACCAGAGGGCATCCTAGCCGCAGCGGCTCTGAAGTGCCTCGGCGGCGATATGCAGCTACGCATGTGGCCACATACACCAGAGCACCGTGCGGAAATCATCGCGGCGGTGGGTGAGGCTGCACTAGAGCGGGTGTATCGCATCGACGATCTCATTATTGGCGACAGTGCACTCTTTTGTGCCACCGGCATCAGTGACAGCCCGCTAGTGCCTGGATGCCGCCTCGTGGGCCACCGTGTGGAGACCCACTCCATCCTGATGCGGGCCCGCAGCGGCACGGTACGGCGCATCCACGCTGTGCATGACCTCGACCGCAAGGTGGTGCCCCTCAGGGAGCCAAAATGA